The region CTCTTTTAATTTCAATAGTTGGTACGATTTTATTTGTCTCTTTGACACTTGCTGCCTCGTTCTTCTTTGGTGCTTTAAGTAGTTTTTTTGTACAAGTTGTAAGTATTGTTGGGACAGTGTTAGGGATTATTTCATTCTTTCTGATATATTTTCCTATACGTGGTAAATAATTCGCCAAAACGTGGAGACGAGAGTACTATTGAATCTTCCCTCCCTGCCGCTTCGATGTCGGTTAACTACCAAATCCTACATTGTTCAAAACTCCAAAGCAGAGATCGCGTTTTGCTTCTGCTTCTCAGTTACCCCCAGATATCGCTCCAAAGCTGCCAAAGTCCGATGCCCTGATATCTCCTGAATGTGGCGCAACGGTATCCCGGCATCGCTCATCCTGGTTAACGCCGTCCTCCGAAAGCTGTGGGTACTAACGCCCTCAATGCCCAGCCGCACACAGGTATCTCTAAGAATTTTGTCAGCACTGACCTTGTGAATATGTAACAACCCATGCCTGCCGGGAAACAAGAACTCCTTGCGGCGGTTGGGGTTGTACTCTTCCAAATACTGCTTAAGCTTGGGATGCACTTGGATTTCCCTGGTGTCTCGCTTGCCCTTGGTGTTGATACTGCGTAGTACTAACACGCCTCTAACCCCGTTGCTGCCAAACACGTCTTTCACCGCCAAAGTGCAAGCTTCGTTGATTCGGCAGGCTGCGTAAAGGCACACGCCGAACAATGCCCGATCGCGTGGGTTGACAAAGCCCTCAGTAAATAGGACATTAATTTGATTGGGTGTGAGGATTTCTGCCCTGCCGAATCGGTTGATTTTCATAGGGTCTAGCTTACATTGTCTAAACACATTTAAACAATGTAAGCGACCGAAAACCTATATATTCCGTGAGCGATGACACACGATTAACCTAGACTTATGAATCAGCCCGAAAGCACGAACGCTACAACCCGCATTTTTTCGTTGGCTGATTAAACTTGCTTATGGAGAGCAGCACATTGACCAATTGCAGGTATGATCTGCACCAGTATGATTTGCTCATCTTGCGGGTGTCTCAACTGTCTATACTCGCTTCTATACCAAGAGTTGATAAATCGTTGCTATCAAAACCGATATCAATTTTCTCTGCACCAGCGTCTAGATATGGTGTAGACGGTGCTTGCAACTGTAAATAAAGGTGAAACGGGGTGTAAATTGTGAGTTTTGACAACGTTTGTAAGGTTTTAGCTGAAAAATACCCAAGAGAATTTGCTAGTTGGTTACTGGCCCAAGCTCCGACACAGGTTAAGGTACTGAAGACCGAATTGAGTTTAGAACCAATTCGTGCTGATTCTGTGACATTTCTGCAAACAGCCAATCGCATTTTACACATCGAATTTCAAACGCGCACCATCTCAAATCCGCCGCTTCCATTCAGGATGCTGGATTACTCCGTGAGGTTAATACGTCAATATAACGTCCCAGTCACCCAGGTAGTAATTTTTTTACAAGAGACAAATAACGAAATTGCTTTTACCGAAGAATATGTTTCGGAGACAACAACTCACCGCTATCAAGCCCTGCGGATGTGGGAACAAGAATCAGCACTATTTCTTGATAACCCTGCATTATTACCTTTAGCACCATTAACCCGAACAACCTCACCCCAAAGGTTGCTATCCCAGGTTGCCCAGAGTGTTGCTAGAATTTCCGATAGGAATACTAGGCAGGATATTGCGGCTTACGCAGAGATTTTAGCTGGTTTAAAGTTTGAAAAGGAATTGATTCGGCAATTTTTAAGCGAGGATGTGATGCAAGAGTCAGTAATTTATCAGGATATTTTACAAAAGGGACAACAACAGGGACAACAACTTGAAGCTTTTCGGTTTTTAATGCGTCAATTAAATCGGCGTTTTGGTGAGATAGATGCATCGATAATTGAACGGATTCGAGGATTGTCTACTGAACAATTGGAAGTACTGGGTGAGGAATTTATGGATTTTACTACAATATCTGATTTGTTAACTTTACTAGAACAGCAGGAAAATAATTAAAATTTTTCACCACCAAATCAGGAATTGATTCGTCAATTTACTCTTTAGCAGTTGAGTGAACAAGCTAAACGCAGAACTTAAAGATGTTCGACAGAATCTCTGTCTATCATCACCAAAGGCTTTTTTTTAAGAAGGGTAATGAACATGGGTAGGTAGCCAGCCGCTCTTAAGAAGGAAGATAGAGAAAAGTTAACTACCACCACTCCCAGACTTAATTCTTTCGCTCTCCTCACCAATACATCATTCATTCACAATCAAGTTATAGTCGATATAACCAAGCATTGCCCCTCTTTTTATCGCCTCATAACTGTTCTTGACGTGCCATTTACTGTACAAATCACTGGCATAACGTTTGACTGTACTAACAGAGAGAAACATTTCTTTGGCAATCTGTTCAAAAACTAAACCCTGAGCCAGTAGACGCAGGACTTGTATTTGTCGTTCGGTGGGAGAGTCAAGCAAGTTTTTGTCAAGCATTGTAGGGTCAATATATCTATTTTTATCAAGGCTTTTTAACAGTTTTTTAGCCAGCTTCGGGTCAAGCAGGCATTCATCAAAGTAAGCTCTCTTGATGGCTAGTTCAATCAATTCTACATCAGCACTTTTGAGCATATAAGAATCAGCCCCATTCCGGAAAGCTGAGTTAATAAAGTCGGAATGAGTCTGATTAGTAAAAATTACCACTTTACTATTAGTTTTCCTTTTGATTGAGCGAGTCAGTTCTAAACCACTCATGTCGGGTAATAATAAATCAACTAACACAACATCAGGGTTCATCTCTTCAATTAACTTAAACCCCAGCTTTCCAGAAGTGGCATCACCAGTTACTTCTATGTCTGGAGATTGTTCAATAGCAGCTTTGATGCCTAAGAGAGTGAATATTTCTGGTTCAACAATTACTATTTTCAGCATAATTTTGATAATCCTCTAATAATAAATGGCTGTTTATTGGCGGACTTATTATTGATGCTTCTGCCGTGGGTGTCCGTGCTGCCGTAGCAGTGCCGTAGGCTACGACCCTTGCAGGCTATGGATTGCCGTGATTGTGCCGTATGCCGTAGACAGCCATAAAAGCCAGTAAAACATCTGTTAGTGTTACCACGGCATCACGGCATCATGCTCACCAATCAGGCAGGGAGTAGCTATCATTGCCGTCAGAATTTATCTTCTCAGTCTTAACTAATTCAGCTACTCCATCAATTAATTCTGACTCTGAATAACCAGATAACCTGTCTGCTTTCTTCAAATCGCGTAATGTTTTTGGCGTTTTAGTCTTGACATTCTGGAAGTATTCATAAATCTTCTTAGCCACCTCAGATAATGGTTTGGGATGTATCTGGTGAGTCGGACTTAAATTAAATTCCAGGTCAAATACTCTATCTAGATATTCCTGCTCCGAAGCAATCGAGTTGACTTTATTAGATAAAAGGGGCATTAATGCCACAACAAAACCACCAACAGAAGCAATCATCACTGGACGGAGGTTTTGATAAGAGACTGCTTTAATATCCAAGTATTTAGATTTAATTTGCTCCCGCTCAAGCTTACCTGGAATAATGTCACCTCTATTTAAAATCAATTCCAGCACCCCATAAGATTCTTGTTCCCGGACATTCTTGATATACCTGTTACCTAACAGCAGTAAGTTAAGGCACATACGAGTTTGAGCATCCATCTTTTCAATGCCCAATGCTGCCAAATTAAAAGACTGTAGGGAAGCAATAAACTTAGTATTAAACTCTCGACCAATCAGCAAAACATCAAGCAATTTACTCCCATAATTCCAATCGGAGTAATGCTTGCTCAATTGGTCAGCAATCACTAACCAATCATCCAAAATTAGAATTAATGGTGGTAACGATTCGCGCTTTGATTCTGGTAGCTGTTTACGCTTTTTGTAGTCGGTGTAAAAGTTGTCAATTACCTCTTTGGCTAAATCTGGGTTTTCCTGTGAAAAGACAATTACCCGCCCCTTCTCTCGTAAACCACAAAAACTATCATTCTTAGCACTAATTACCCAGATGTCCGCCCCTGGGGAATCAGCCAAAATCCGCCCAATTAAGTAATTGAGGGTTACTGATTTACCGCTTCCCGGCGCGGCGACTAAAGCAGTGGAACTATCGGCTCTGGCCAGGGCTTGCAAAGTATTTAGGGCAAGACCTTCTGATGGGTGAAGGTAATCACCTGTTGGGGTTGCTCCCGGTGCGATTGCGCCCTGTTCATCTCCAGTAACCTTGTCATTCGGGTCAATCGTCCCTTGTAAAGTCTGACTCCCTTGTAGATAAGGCGTTTTCATCTCACGCAGTTGCTTGATGTACTCTGCTTTCTGTTCTTCGGTCATCCCAGCCGTTTGCGCCTCGAAGAGGGCATCAGTCGCATCTAGCTGGGCAACTTGAATCTCAACGTCGGAGTAAATCTCGGCTTTGGTGATATCCACAGTGCGATCATTAGCGATTAGATCCAAGTCAGCTTGTAATTGCACTTCTGCGATCGCAACGTCCCTGTAACTCTCTAGTAGCTCGGAACGTGCGGCCATCTCTGCTCTTGCTGCATCCCGTTTTTGGGCGATGTCTTCAAAAATTGCCCTCTGCTTCTCTTCATCTTGACAGTGGCGCAACATCCAGCCAGCAAGCGCAAACCCCAGGAATCCGCCAAACGCCCAAAACGGTTTGTATGGGTTGGTCGCTTTCACCAGTCCATTAACGCCCATAGCTGGGTTACGCACTATTTGGCGCGGCATTCCATCACTCTTCCACTGTGACCAATAAAATGGGGTCATTCTAAAAGGTCTGTTATTCTGATCCTGGCATACCAATTTTTTCTGGGGAGTCCGAACGCAGAAATAAATGCGGTCGCTTGCCGAACCTTTCCAAGCCATAGCAGCCGAGTTAATTCCCACAGTCAAACTAAGCCCAATTGCAACAGCTTTTTTATCCATCGGCAACTGTCCGAACCACTTCATTAAACCCGATTGTTGCGACTCGGATAAAGTTTTATGTTTGTCGGTTAAATAATTCATTTACCTCTCCTACCACCAAATAGAAAAATCATTAATAGTGCTACGAATATCGCCACTCCTGCACCACTGCCCCAACTGGAATAATCCGCAGTTTTGGGCTGATACATCTTTGAAATTGAAGTGTTAGCTGTACCAGTAGAAGTTCTCGCTTCGTTCCATTCACTAATCGGTTCATTGAGCGCACACAATAAAGCCAGTGATGCACTGCAACCAGTCATTAAATTAGTGACGAAACGGTTATTCCCTTCACCTGTTGCAGTGGCAGTAAAGTAGAGGTGTGCAGTACCCACAGCAAGAAACATTCCGACTGGGTGAACTTGCAACAGGTGAAAGGTGAAAATAACTGCACTATTCAAGCAACTGCCAGCGACAATTTCACAGGCATTACCAGCACGTCTAAATGTTCTACCCCGGTTATTTTCTGGGAGTGGTGGTAACTGTTCGGGTTGTTGATGCTGCTTAGTTGATTGTGGTGTTTGTGCCAGCCCTTCATGCAAAAAAGGGCTGACGCTATGAGGATCTTCATTTCGTTTCCTTACTAGCATCAGCCAAATCCTTTCAACTAATAGTTATCTGTCGCCCAGCTTGTTCCACAAGTTACCCAACATCGCACCCCAACCGCGAACTGTTCCTGTTGCGGAAACGCTAGATGCTGGTGCATGATTTTGGGATTGAATTGGTATTACTGACTGGGGTGCTTGATTGGGTTCCAATGCCCTTGAGCCATACCGCGCACGAGCTAAAAGTTGCTGGCGTTTCTCTCTTAATCCTGTAGTGATTGCTTGCCGTTCTGCTTGCACAGTTTGCTTATTTTCTATGCTGCTGATTTTGTTTTCATGTCTCCACAATTCCGCCTGTAAATCATGGTGTAATTGTGTAGCAACTTCGGCTAGTGCGTGCTTCCGTTTTTGGTCAATTCGCAACAAGTCGGCTCTATCTTGGGCATCTATCTTGCTCATCTCACTGTCAAATTCAGCGTTAAGTTTACGGATTTTACCAATTGCACCCGCAACATGAGAGCCATATTGTTTACGAAGTTCTGTCCAAGTAACTTGTCCTTTGGTCAGCTTCTCCATTGCCTCAAAGACCACCTTGGCATTATCCAAAAATGGTTCTAGTCTGTCAGATAATTCTTGGGCATTATTCGCATAATCGGCAAACTGTTCGAGCTTATTGATATCAGAAAGATAGCCCAGGATATCAGACTCAAACCCTCCCCATGCTTGTGCTTTTTCATCAATATGGCTTGCATGACCAACCACCGGATTGCGTATTGCAAAGTCCATTGCGTTATTCTCCTAATAAGGTATGTAGTCGTAGTTGATATCATCGTCAGATTCTGGTACTTCATCCCAGTAACCCATGTCTTCAAATCGGCTATAAATTCTCGTTGCTAATTGCCTTATGGGGTCGTGAAAATCTTCAGAAATTAAATCAAATCTATTAGACCCAAATGCCAGAATATTTGCAATGTCCGCGTCAATCCCATTGCCCAAGAATTGACCAAATGCAGCAGAGTATGGATGGTCATCGATGGTTGAATGAGTTGCTAAGAATTCGGTTCCTGTGAAAGGTGGGTAATCGAGACTCTCGAATATTGGTGTGGAGAGTGCCTCAATATCAGCCGAAATCATTGCTGCCCACTGTTCAGGATTTTCCGCTTTGAATTGCTCTAATCTCAAAGCGCGGTCAGTCAGAGGTGAGCGTCCCCAATCGTTGGGATTTTTGTAGTGAAGTGTCATTTGTTAGAATCCTTGTGTACTTTCGTTTTTGCGTATCGAGATACGTCCCGGAGTGGGGCGATTGCAATGATTGGTCGTCGGTGCAATCGCTTCATTATCAGTTCTCACAAAACTCATTTAATTCAAAAACCTCCCTCTGCACTTGGTTTTGGCTTAATTCTTTGCGCCTGCCCTTGGAGTCGTTAAAAACGAAAGGTGCATTGACTCGACAATTAGAGTGGTGGCTGTAGCGCAATTGTTGACCACGGAATTGGTACAGATGATTACGCTGTAAGGCTGTCATTGAAAACATTTGTTTGTCCCTCAACTTGGGAATAAAACTCGATATTTAGAATCGCTTCGTGAATCTCCATCAAGGCTTGAACAGCATCGCCCATTTTTAGGTCATTCGATGTACTGAACCTTTCGGAGGCTTCGATTTGTTTGTAATTGGGAGATGCTTGCACGAACAAGAGAGTCTGTTCGCAACCCAGGATGATGGTCATAATTTCGGTTGTTGTTAAGCTTGGTTGTGTATGCATGGGTGTCTTGGCCGCTCATGACTTCTTTCCTTTTCTTTGAGCTTTTATCGGTGCGGTTGGGGCTTCTGGCTGACTCGGCTTTTGCAGTACATAGCTGATTGCACCAGCACCCCCCACGGCTGCGGCAATGGTGAACATATTATTTTTACCGATGTACTGCACTCCGAAGTAGCCCAATGCAATAGCAAAGGCTGTTGCTCCAATGCCTAAAACCGTGTTTCTGAATCTGGATTTGCTCATGCTGCCCCCTTGAAATTAGTGACCATTGCGCTAAGTGCTGATTTATTTGGCTGCATAGATTGCACTGTTTCGGGTTTGGGTGATGATTGCACATTGCCATGTTGAAAAATCAGTTTCTCTACACCTGCTGAAAGTGCTTGTGTTGGCGCGTCTTGGGGTAAATCAAAAATCTTGCACAATTCAATTACTGCTAGGTAGGAGATGGTTATACGCCGAGATTCGTAATTCATTGATTAGGCTCCTCTTGCAATTTGAGTTAATAGCTTCAACCCCAAGGCATTGATAAATTGGGGATTGTTCAAAATCACAAAGCCTAAACCGGCTAGGTTTTGATCCACCACTGGCAGCGAAACACCCCCACCCCAGGCGACAAGGTATTTAGCGCGGTCTAGATAATTGCCAGCAGTCACAAAGTTGGCGAATTTCTCAATCCTGTTACTCCACCACTGATCTAGGCACTGGCTGTACTCTGCCTCAAACTTCTTGCCTGTGAGATGATTGCCGCCATAAGTGAAAGTCCCTTCTAGAATCCCTTGGTTAACGAGACTGGGCGAGTGCTTCACATCCTTGGACAGCAGGCTTACTCGGTCGTTTCGTTTGTCGAGCGCTTCTGCAATCATGGTGTGCAGTTCACCGCAACCACCTTCAATTAGATGGCGGTCTATGACTGCACCACTGCCATTAAAGACAGTTACCAACCAAGTTGATGAACCGATATCGAGTGCGATCGCTAATTCTGAAGGGTCAAGTACCAGGGACGCTTCACCAAATAAGCAGTGGGCAATGCTTCCAAAACCTTCGGGGTAAATGCCTGTAACAACAATCTCAACTGTCTTGGTGACAATGGAACGGGTTACAGGGTGCAGATGCTCAAAGGTGTGAGTCCCTTCTACTCGGCGTTTAATTTCATCTGCCCAGCGTTCTGGGTTGTGATTGCTCAAACTAATCGAAAGTTTGACTCCATCGGGAACATTGAGAACGGCTAAGTCTGCAAGAATGCTTTCTAATGCCAGTTCTGCTTTTTTGGCCTTATCCTCGTGCAACAGGGTGTGGTCACTTTGAGCTAGAGCCGCACTGCCCCAGAAGAATTGAACATCTTTTAAGTCCAGGCGTGAACCTTCTACATAACGCAGCCATGCCCCATCTTTTGAGATAGTTTCGTGGTGCATGATGTTTCGGTTGCGAACTAGTGAATATGCGGCAGGCATCATGATAGAAAAATCACCGATGATTGCTTTGCCATACCCTGCACCTGAGTCTTTACCTCCTGTGAGGTCAGTTAGCCCTGATTTGGCAAGCAAGTCTGCTTGAACTAGCCAATTTTTGGCATTGGTGTATGTCATTGTCATGGTTCTGATGATTGGTGAAAGTCTTTAATTGTAGGAATTAAAGCCCATTTTTAACAAAATAGACTCAAATCCAGTTATCCAGTTATTGGTTAGCCTTAACTTCACTTTCTGGCTTCACTTGCCTTTGTTTTGTGTCGTTTTCTGGCTTGTAGTGTTATCATAACACTACATAACACCAGTGACAAGTAAGAGGTTTAGACTGAGAATAGGGTTATTTCAACACCAGACAGTGTTACGATGCCCACAGGAACTAGACTAAATATTTATTTCACTGATGAAGATGATTTAGCACTCTATGAATTGATAACTGCTGAAGCAAAAACTGAAAAACGCTCTATGAGTCAAATGGTAAAAATTCTTGCTTCCGAAGCGATCGCGGCAAGACACACAAAAACAAATAAATCAAAAAAGCAGGATGAAGATTAGGACGACCACTTTCGGTGGAACTTAGCCTAAGCAAGACACATTCCTTAGTAAAAATCAACTAGATAGTTTAGATGAGGATAAATTTGACACTGTAACGGATGAGAGATTAGTCAGCAGCCAAAACAATTTTTGATTTAGCCAATGTTGATCCAGAAAGACCTACCAAGCGATTTTCAACTCCCGCCGCACAATGAAGCGGCGTTAGAGATGATTAGGGAGGCGAAAGACTATGAATCCGCTTTGGCTCTAGCGGTTAGCGGTACAGCACTTGCTACAGGCAGCTTTATTACTCCAGTGGGCTGGGCAGCTTTTGCATTGGCTTACAAGCCATTGGTAAGAATTCAAAAACTTGCAAGGCTGGAAAAATTAACAACTTCGCTTTTGGATGAGTTTAAAAACCAAGGAATACAAGTCTTTCCGGTGCTTACGATAGAAGATAAGAACCCTATCGACTTGTTTGTGAGATTTGAGCGAAAAATTCACCTGTTTATCTCCATTCGCTCAATAGGAGATAAGGAGATTGTCTACAACGAAGCCAGAGAGGTTTTGCAGATCAAGAGGAAAGACAAACATGGACTAAAAGTGTGGAACCCTTGCCCACTGCTTGAGTTAGCAGATTACGAGAAGTGGTTAAGCAAGAACAGAGACTTGTTTGCAATGTCTTCCCGTGAAGCTACAAAAACGCCCTCAGCAAAAGTTTTGGTCTTATGGCCTCCCACCAAGGCGGCTATTGATCACAATTCACACCTTTATTCTGAAGTTGGAAGTATGAAAATTCTGGCTCTTAG is a window of Nostoc flagelliforme CCNUN1 DNA encoding:
- a CDS encoding tyrosine-type recombinase/integrase, which produces MKINRFGRAEILTPNQINVLFTEGFVNPRDRALFGVCLYAACRINEACTLAVKDVFGSNGVRGVLVLRSINTKGKRDTREIQVHPKLKQYLEEYNPNRRKEFLFPGRHGLLHIHKVSADKILRDTCVRLGIEGVSTHSFRRTALTRMSDAGIPLRHIQEISGHRTLAALERYLGVTEKQKQNAISALEF
- a CDS encoding response regulator → MLKIVIVEPEIFTLLGIKAAIEQSPDIEVTGDATSGKLGFKLIEEMNPDVVLVDLLLPDMSGLELTRSIKRKTNSKVVIFTNQTHSDFINSAFRNGADSYMLKSADVELIELAIKRAYFDECLLDPKLAKKLLKSLDKNRYIDPTMLDKNLLDSPTERQIQVLRLLAQGLVFEQIAKEMFLSVSTVKRYASDLYSKWHVKNSYEAIKRGAMLGYIDYNLIVNE
- a CDS encoding ribbon-helix-helix domain-containing protein: MPTGTRLNIYFTDEDDLALYELITAEAKTEKRSMSQMVKILASEAIAARHTKTNKSKKQDED
- a CDS encoding DUF4351 domain-containing protein; amino-acid sequence: MSFDNVCKVLAEKYPREFASWLLAQAPTQVKVLKTELSLEPIRADSVTFLQTANRILHIEFQTRTISNPPLPFRMLDYSVRLIRQYNVPVTQVVIFLQETNNEIAFTEEYVSETTTHRYQALRMWEQESALFLDNPALLPLAPLTRTTSPQRLLSQVAQSVARISDRNTRQDIAAYAEILAGLKFEKELIRQFLSEDVMQESVIYQDILQKGQQQGQQLEAFRFLMRQLNRRFGEIDASIIERIRGLSTEQLEVLGEEFMDFTTISDLLTLLEQQENN
- a CDS encoding P-loop NTPase family protein; translation: MNYLTDKHKTLSESQQSGLMKWFGQLPMDKKAVAIGLSLTVGINSAAMAWKGSASDRIYFCVRTPQKKLVCQDQNNRPFRMTPFYWSQWKSDGMPRQIVRNPAMGVNGLVKATNPYKPFWAFGGFLGFALAGWMLRHCQDEEKQRAIFEDIAQKRDAARAEMAARSELLESYRDVAIAEVQLQADLDLIANDRTVDITKAEIYSDVEIQVAQLDATDALFEAQTAGMTEEQKAEYIKQLREMKTPYLQGSQTLQGTIDPNDKVTGDEQGAIAPGATPTGDYLHPSEGLALNTLQALARADSSTALVAAPGSGKSVTLNYLIGRILADSPGADIWVISAKNDSFCGLREKGRVIVFSQENPDLAKEVIDNFYTDYKKRKQLPESKRESLPPLILILDDWLVIADQLSKHYSDWNYGSKLLDVLLIGREFNTKFIASLQSFNLAALGIEKMDAQTRMCLNLLLLGNRYIKNVREQESYGVLELILNRGDIIPGKLEREQIKSKYLDIKAVSYQNLRPVMIASVGGFVVALMPLLSNKVNSIASEQEYLDRVFDLEFNLSPTHQIHPKPLSEVAKKIYEYFQNVKTKTPKTLRDLKKADRLSGYSESELIDGVAELVKTEKINSDGNDSYSLPDW
- a CDS encoding ParM/StbA family protein gives rise to the protein MTMTYTNAKNWLVQADLLAKSGLTDLTGGKDSGAGYGKAIIGDFSIMMPAAYSLVRNRNIMHHETISKDGAWLRYVEGSRLDLKDVQFFWGSAALAQSDHTLLHEDKAKKAELALESILADLAVLNVPDGVKLSISLSNHNPERWADEIKRRVEGTHTFEHLHPVTRSIVTKTVEIVVTGIYPEGFGSIAHCLFGEASLVLDPSELAIALDIGSSTWLVTVFNGSGAVIDRHLIEGGCGELHTMIAEALDKRNDRVSLLSKDVKHSPSLVNQGILEGTFTYGGNHLTGKKFEAEYSQCLDQWWSNRIEKFANFVTAGNYLDRAKYLVAWGGGVSLPVVDQNLAGLGFVILNNPQFINALGLKLLTQIARGA